In one window of Bos taurus isolate L1 Dominette 01449 registration number 42190680 breed Hereford chromosome 15, ARS-UCD2.0, whole genome shotgun sequence DNA:
- the OR56A4D gene encoding olfactory receptor family 56 subfamily A member 4D, translated as MGLPSNYTTAPVSEFLLICFPNYQSWQHWLSLPLTLLFLLAMGANATLLVTIRLEASLHEPMYYLLSLLSLLDMVLCLTVIPKVLAIFWFDNKAISFSGCFFQMFIMNSFLTMESCTFMVMAYDRYVAICHPLRYPSIITDQFVARAAIFVVARNGLLTMPIPILSSRLRYCAENIIKNCICTNLSVSKLSCDDITFNRLYQFVAGWTLLGSDLILIILSYSFILKVVLRIKAEGAAAKALSTCGSHFILILFFSTVLLVLVITNLARKRIPPDVPILLNILHHLIPPALNPIVYGVRTKEIKQEIQKLLRRL; from the coding sequence ATGGGATTACCCAGCAACTACACCACTGCTCCAGTCTCAGAATTTCTCCTCATCTGCTTCCCTAACTACCAGAGCTGGCAGCATTGGCTGTCCCTGCCCctcactctcctcttcctcctggccATGGGGGCCAATGCCACCCTCCTGGTCACCATCCGGCTGGAGGCCTCTCTGCATGAGCCCATGTACTACCTGCTCAGCCTCCTCTCCCTGCTGGACATGGTGCTCTGCCTCACTGTCATCCCCAAGGTCCTGGCCATCTTCTGGTTTGACAATAAAGCCATCAGTTTCTCAGGCTGCTTCTTCCAGATGTTTATCATGAATAGCTTCCTGACCATGGAGTCCTGTACATTCATggtcatggcctatgaccgctatgtggccatctgccacccaTTAAGGTACCCGTCCATTATCACTGACCAATTTGTAGCTAGGGCTGCCATTTTTGTTGTGGCCCGGAATGGCCTTCTTACTATGCCTATCCCCATACTTTCTTCCCGACTGAGATACTGTGCAGAGAACATCATCAAGAACTGCATCTGCACTAACCTGTCTGTGTCCAAACTCTCCTGTGATGACATCACCTTCAATCGGCTCTACCAGTTTGTGGCAGGCTGGACCCTACTGGGCTCTGACCTCATCCTTATCATTCTCTCCTACTCTTTTATCCTGAAAGTTGTGCTAAGGATTAAAGCTGAGGGAGCTGCTGCCAAGGCCCTGAGCACCTGTGGTTCCCACTTCATCCTCATCCTCTTCTTCAGCACAGTCCTGCTGGTCCTAGTCATCACTAACCTGGCCAGGAAGAGGATTCCCCCAGATGTCCCCATCCTGCTCAACATCCTGCACCACCTCATCCCCCCAGCTCTGAACCCCATTGTTTATGGTGTGAGAACCAAGGAGATCAAGCAGGAAATCCAGAAACTGCTCAGGAGGTTATAA
- the OR56A3H gene encoding olfactory receptor family 56 subfamily A member 3H: protein MTAHQNGSTSTEFSDFYLNCFVRSPSWQHWLSLPLSLLFLLAMGANTILLITIRLEASLHEPMYYLLSLLSLLDMALCLTVIPKVLAIFWFDLRSISFFACFLQMFTMNSIFAMESCTFMVMAYDRYVAICHPLRYLSIITDQFVVKAAIFILARSIFLTVPIPILSGCLHYCLENVIENCLCANMSVSKLSCGDIIINRLYQFACGWTLLGFDLILIFLSYTLILRAVLKLKSEGAVAKALSTCGSHFILILFFSTVLLVFVFTLVVEKKVSSDLPVLLNILHHVIPPALNPIVYGVRTQEIKQGIQRLLKKGW from the coding sequence ATGACAGCACACCAAAATGGCAGCACCTCCACTGAGTTTTCAGACTTCTATCTGAACTGTTTTGTCAGGTCCCCAAGCTGGCAGCACTGGCTGTCCCTGCCCCTtagcctcctcttcctcctggccATGGGTGCCAACACCATCCTCCTGATCACCATCCGGCTGGAGGCCTCTCTGCACGAGCCCATGTACTACCTGCTCAGCCTCCTCTCCCTGCTAGACATGGCGCTCTGCCTCACCGTCATCCCCAAGGTCCTGGCCATCTTTTGGTTTGACCTCAGGTCCATCAGCTTCTTTGCTTGCTTCCTTCAGATGTTCACCATGAATAGTATCTTTGCCATGGAGTCCTGCACATTCATggtcatggcctatgaccgctatgtggccatttGCCATCCTCTACGATACCTGTCCATCATTACTGACCAATTTGTAGTCAAAGCAGCCATTTTTATTTTGGCCAGAAGCATCTTTTTGACAGTACCCATCCCCATTCTTTCAGGATGTCTCCATTATTGTCTGGAAAATGTCATTGAGAACTGCCTCTGTGCCAATATGTCTGTCTCCAAGCTCTCCTGTGGTGATATTATCATCAATCGTCTCTACCAATTTGCTTGTGGATGGACTCTGCTGGGATTTGACCTCATCCTCATCTTCCTCTCCTACACCCTCATACTAAGGGCTGTTCTGAAACTCAAGTCAGAGGGAGCTGTGGCCAAGGCCTTAAGCACATGTGGCTCCCACTTCATCCTGATCCTCTTCTTTAGCACTGTCCTTCTGGTTTTTGTCTTCACTCTTGTGGtagaaaaaaaagtgtcctctGACCTGCCAGTCTTGCTCAATATCCTCCACCACGTCATCCCTCCAGCCCTCAACCCCATTGTCTATGGGGTGCGAACCCAGGAGATCAAGCAAGGAATCCAGAGATTACTGAAGAAAGGTTGGTAA